A single genomic interval of Nonomuraea rubra harbors:
- a CDS encoding alpha/beta fold hydrolase, with translation MNKVVTGALTPGSHLIDVAGVRQRYHVAGSGPVVLAHPGGPGLSYEYLRMPAAERHLTMVYVEPIGTGASGRLPAHPHGYTRERYARALDGLIEHLGVDRVHLLGHSHGGFVAQHYALTRPDLLAGVILYDSAPVTGADHFAEAARNMEAFARRNADRPELPAVLATWQSLGGLSDDEGTTRAARGMLPAYLADYWDHQEEYAPLFSITGTFISGLDEQLVPDPIDDRAALPAIRTPALVIAGRHDVICGPRWANELADGIPGAELVMLENSGHLGHVEEPDAFTRAVTSFVLGGAR, from the coding sequence ATGAACAAGGTCGTCACCGGCGCGCTGACGCCGGGCAGCCACCTGATCGACGTCGCGGGCGTGCGCCAGCGCTACCACGTGGCGGGCAGCGGGCCCGTCGTCCTGGCCCACCCGGGCGGGCCGGGGCTGTCGTACGAGTACCTGCGGATGCCGGCCGCCGAGCGGCACCTCACGATGGTGTACGTCGAGCCGATCGGCACCGGCGCGTCCGGCCGCCTGCCCGCGCACCCGCACGGCTACACCCGCGAACGGTACGCCCGCGCCCTGGACGGGCTGATCGAGCACCTCGGCGTGGACCGCGTCCACCTGCTCGGCCACTCCCACGGCGGCTTCGTCGCCCAGCACTACGCCCTGACCCGCCCCGACCTGCTCGCGGGCGTCATCCTGTACGACAGCGCGCCGGTGACGGGCGCCGACCACTTCGCCGAGGCGGCCAGGAACATGGAGGCGTTCGCGCGGCGCAACGCGGACCGGCCGGAGCTGCCCGCCGTCCTCGCCACGTGGCAGTCGCTGGGCGGCCTCTCCGACGACGAGGGCACCACCCGGGCCGCCCGCGGCATGCTGCCCGCCTACCTCGCCGACTACTGGGACCACCAGGAGGAGTACGCGCCCCTGTTCTCCATCACCGGCACCTTCATCTCCGGCCTGGACGAGCAGCTCGTCCCCGACCCGATCGACGACCGCGCCGCGCTCCCCGCCATCAGGACGCCCGCCCTCGTCATCGCCGGCCGCCACGACGTCATCTGCGGCCCGCGCTGGGCGAACGAGCTGGCCGACGGCATTCCCGGCGCCGAGCTGGTCATGCTGGAGAACAGCGGCCACCTCGGCCACGTCGAGGAGCCGGACGCCTTCACCCGCGCCGTGACGTCCTTCGTGCTGGGCGGGGCTCGCTGA